The following are encoded in a window of Flavobacterium cupriresistens genomic DNA:
- a CDS encoding DUF4249 domain-containing protein — protein MQRLKKYMLKSKGLTLFSLLFVLFFTSCEEVVHLDLDTGEPKIVIDAEIQWKKGTSGNNQVIKISKMAPYYSTTTPKVSGAQVRVENTNGDVFTFAESAPGSYVCTNFVPVINMEYTLYVTVEGQSFTAVEKLTSVTPINRVEQTLMPDITGPDLIVLTYYFNDPVDQENYYLVDYTGDFLRYPEYTLTDDESTNGNIMNTSFADADMKSGKTVAIVHRGISKKFYNYMNLILRASGGNASSTPPSNIRGNIVNSNDAKNFALGYFRLCESDTISYLVE, from the coding sequence ATGCAGAGATTAAAAAAATATATGTTAAAAAGTAAAGGATTGACTTTGTTTAGTCTTCTTTTTGTTTTGTTCTTTACATCTTGTGAAGAGGTCGTACACCTGGATTTGGACACTGGAGAACCTAAAATAGTTATAGATGCCGAGATACAATGGAAGAAAGGAACAAGTGGCAATAATCAGGTAATAAAGATCAGTAAAATGGCTCCTTATTACAGTACAACTACACCAAAAGTTTCCGGAGCGCAAGTAAGGGTTGAAAACACTAATGGAGATGTTTTTACTTTTGCGGAGTCTGCACCGGGTTCCTATGTATGTACTAATTTTGTTCCCGTTATTAATATGGAGTATACTTTGTATGTAACAGTAGAGGGACAAAGTTTTACAGCAGTTGAAAAGTTAACTTCTGTAACTCCAATTAATAGGGTTGAACAGACGTTAATGCCGGATATAACAGGACCGGATTTAATTGTGCTGACCTATTATTTTAATGATCCGGTCGATCAGGAGAATTATTATCTGGTAGATTACACAGGAGACTTTCTGCGTTATCCAGAATACACCTTAACTGATGATGAATCAACAAATGGAAATATTATGAATACCAGTTTTGCAGATGCGGATATGAAGTCCGGGAAAACAGTTGCGATTGTACATCGTGGTATTTCTAAAAAGTTTTACAATTATATGAATCTAATATTGAGAGCGTCAGGTGGAAATGCCTCTTCTACGCCACCAAGTAACATTAGAGGAAATATTGTGAATAGTAATGATGCTAAAAATTTCGCATTAGGATATTTCAGGCTTTGTGAATCCGATACGATTTCTTATTTAGTAGAATAA
- a CDS encoding Fic family protein, with the protein MKYLSVVEFAKKLELSERTIRNYCASGKLKGAFLTGKTWSIPEDAVIPQKGNKKISKNILLNSLKEQKEMKLKGGIYHRTQIDLTYNSNKIEGSRLTHDQTRYIFETNTIGISKESVNIDDIIETSNHFRCIDFIIEKANAKLTESIIKELHFLLKSGTSDSGKDWFNVGEYKKLPNEVGGNETCHPRQVSEEMKKLLITYHNIKSKTIEDIIDFHHKFEIIHPFQDGNGRVGRLIIFKECLANNIVPFIIDEQLKLFYYRGLQEWNNVKEYLLDTCLTAQDSYKTILNYFEIEFK; encoded by the coding sequence ATGAAATATCTTTCAGTAGTAGAATTTGCAAAAAAGCTGGAGCTATCCGAAAGGACTATTCGCAACTATTGTGCTTCAGGGAAATTGAAAGGAGCTTTCTTAACAGGTAAAACCTGGAGTATTCCTGAAGATGCTGTAATTCCGCAAAAAGGAAATAAAAAAATAAGCAAGAATATTTTACTGAACAGCCTGAAAGAACAAAAGGAAATGAAACTGAAAGGTGGTATCTATCACCGTACGCAGATTGATTTAACCTATAATTCAAATAAAATTGAAGGTAGCAGACTTACTCACGACCAAACGAGATACATTTTTGAAACTAATACCATTGGTATTTCCAAAGAAAGCGTAAACATAGATGACATTATCGAAACTTCCAATCACTTTCGCTGCATCGACTTTATTATCGAAAAAGCGAATGCAAAACTTACTGAATCAATCATTAAAGAACTACATTTTTTATTAAAGTCCGGTACCTCCGATAGCGGTAAAGATTGGTTTAACGTTGGTGAATACAAAAAACTACCTAACGAAGTTGGAGGGAATGAGACATGCCATCCCCGTCAAGTTTCTGAAGAAATGAAAAAACTTCTCATTACTTACCATAACATTAAAAGTAAAACCATCGAAGACATCATCGATTTTCATCATAAATTTGAAATCATACATCCTTTTCAAGATGGTAATGGTCGTGTAGGACGGTTAATTATTTTTAAAGAATGTCTCGCAAACAATATAGTACCATTTATAATAGATGAACAGCTTAAGCTTTTTTATTACAGAGGGCTTCAGGAATGGAATAATGTGAAAGAATATCTACTCGATACCTGTCTTACTGCACAGGATAGTTATAAAACAATTCTCAATTATTTCGAGATAGAATTCAAGTAA